Proteins encoded in a region of the Zea mays cultivar B73 chromosome 2, Zm-B73-REFERENCE-NAM-5.0, whole genome shotgun sequence genome:
- the LOC100191866 gene encoding uncharacterized LOC100191866 → MASLFGAGRRRSPEDDGEDDRSGRGRTKRFRLSPEEDAASPAEAGPGAATETGWLSGFVYGAKRVISSVLLFSSPEETGSGEDEEEEKDDDDDEEGIHLNEHEATHDTHGAIVPYSEPKLTIEQMVMKETFSRDECDRMVELIKSRVRDSTFPEAHEYVKPEEIPSRNAGITHDFTGTWRSLSRDRNVPESVPLSSMRTRPGSFSQGSPLQASPELCTAAVTEAKKWLEEKRQGLGFKPEDNGPCTLNTDILSSVTTKEDYLSSFWTKLEESQRARIGSSGGSADAPKFWNYGSNSRLFENDTSIFSLGTDEKVGDPTKIYNGSGKFAATEPVGGCCLPITPTEDRTDGITEPVDLARNNGNAPQENQVASEILPDKVPEGNDVSSTGITKDTTGHSGDVKAPTSEPHLGETRINSASVSTSKRTLRLSS, encoded by the exons ATGGCGTCCCTCTTCGGGGCTGGCCGCCGGCGATCACCGGAGGACGACGGCGAGGACGATAGATCCGGCAGAGGGAGGACCAAGCGCTTCCGCCTCTCCCCGGAGGAGGACGCAGCGTCGCCGGCGGAGGCGGGGCCCGGCGCGGCGACGGAGACCGGCTGGCTCTCCGGCTTCGTCTACGGAGCGAAGAGGGTCATTTCTTCCGTTTTACTGTTCTCCTCGCCCGAGGAGACCGGCTCGGGGGAGGACGAGGAAGAGgagaaggacgacgacgacgacgaagaggGCATCCACTTGA ATGAACATGAAGCTACTCATGACACTCATGGAGCAATAGTTCCTTATAGCGAGCCAAAGCTTACTATTGAGCAAATGGTTATGAAGGAAACATTCTCAAG GGATGAATGTGATAGGATGGTAGAGCTAATAAAATCAAGAGTTAGAGATTCTACTTTTCCTGAAGCCCATGAGTATGTAAAGCCAGAAGAAATCCCTAGTAGGAATGCAGGCATTACACATGACTTCACAGGAACATGGCGCTCCTTGAGCCGTGATCGGAATGTCCCTGAATCAGTTCCACTCTCTAGTATGAGAACAAGACCTGGTAGTTTTTCTCAAGGCTCTCCACTCCAAGCATCACCTGAGCTATGCACTGCAGCAGTTACGGAAGCAAAAAAATGGTTGGAAGAGAAAAGGCAGGGACTGGGCTTCAAGCCTGAAGACAATGGACCATGCACACTAAATACTGATATACTTAGTTCT GTAACTACAAAGGAGGACTACCTTTCCAGCTTTTGGACAAAATTGGAGGAATCACAAAGAGCTCGTATTGGATCATCTGGAGGTTCTGCTGATGCTCCTAAATTCTGGAATTATGGTTCTAATTCCAGGTTATTTGAGAATGACACCTCTATATTTTCATTGGGCACTGATGAAAAAGTTGGAGATCCTACCAAAATCTATAATG GGTCTGGGAAATTTGCAGCAACAGAACCAGTTGGTGGATGCTGCTTACCTATTACACCCACTGAAGATAGAACTGAT GGTATTACTGAGCCTGTGGACCTTGCAAGGAACAACGGGAATGCACCCCAAGAAAACCAGGTTGCATCTGAAATTCTCCCTG ATAAAGTTCCAGAGGGTAACGATGTGTCTTCCACTGG AATTACTAAGGACACTACTGGCCATAGTGGAGATGTTAAAGCTCCCACTTCAGAACCACATTTAGGGGAAACACGTATCAACTCAGCATCAG
- the LOC103645822 gene encoding G-type lectin S-receptor-like serine/threonine-protein kinase At1g34300, with amino-acid sequence MALDGGILAIVIVATITTGIVSVVIVVGMYKCAKFGVETYLQQRGGGDRDRDRDREAEASITRAGGERGSTDDDDDVEMGSMSYFFEDIQNERPVRFSSRQLRAFTRNYAHKVGSGGFGVVYKGRFPNGAAVAVKVLNSTLGKRAEEQFMAEVGTIGRTYHINLVRLYGFCFDATVKALVYEHMENGSLDGYLFDPTPERTVGFGKLCEIAVGTAKALRYLHEECAQRIIHYDIKPENVLLGAGLAPKVSDFGLARLCDREDTHLTITGARGTPGYAAPELWMPLPVTHKCDVYSYGMLLFETLGRRRNLELGPHARESQEWYPRWVWHQSEAGDTDAVVARAAATGGKRDREMAERVCKVALWCVQYRPEDRPSMGSVVRMLEGEEQIAAPRNPFAHLAPYTSSAIQSSGDTTVGPVVSAR; translated from the exons ATGGCGCTCGACGGTGGAATTCTCGCCATAGTAATCG TTGCGACCATCACGACTGGCATAGTGTCGGTCGTCATCGTAGTCGGGATGTACAAGTGCGCCAAATTCGGCGTTGAGACGTATCTGCAACAACGAGGCGGAGGCGACCGCGACCGCGACCGCGACCGCGAGGCCGAGGCGTCCATCACCCGCGCCGGCGGCGAGCGCGGTAGcacggacgacgacgacgacgtggaGATGGGGAGCATGAGCTACTTCTTCGAGGACATCCAGAATGAGCGGCCGGTGCGGTTCAGCTCGCGGCAGCTGCGCGCCTTCACCCGGAACTACGCGCACAAGGTCGGGTCCGGCGGCTTCGGCGTGGTGTACAAGGGCCGGTTCCCCAACGGCGCGGCTGTGGCCGTGAAGGTGCTGAACAGCACGCTGGGCAAGCGCGCCGAGGAGCAGTTCATGGCGGAGGTGGGCACCATCGGGCGGACCTACCACATCAACCTCGTCCGCCTCTACGGCTTCTGCTTCGACGCGACGGTGAAGGCGCTCGTGTACGAGCACATGGAGAACGGCTCGCTGGACGGGTACCTGTTCGACCCGACGCCGGAGAGGACGGTCGGCTTCGGCAAGCTCTGCGAGATCGCCGTCGGCACGGCCAAGGCGCTGCGGTACCTGCACGAGGAGTGCGCGCAGCGGATCATCCACTACGACATCAAGCCGGAGAACGTGCTGCTGGGCGCCGGGCTGGCGCCCAAGGTGTCCGACTTCGGGCTGGCGAGGCTGTGCGACAGGGAGGACACCCACCTGACGATCACCGGCGCGCGGGGCACCCCCGGGTACGCGGCGCCCGAGCTGTGGATGCCGCTGCCGGTGACGCACAAGTGCGACGTCTACAGCTACGGGATGCTGCTGTTCGAGACGCTGGGGAGGCGCCGGAACCTGGAGCTCGGGCCGCACGCCCGCGAGAGCCAGGAGTGGTACCCGCGGTGGGTGTGGCACCAGTCCGAGGCGGGGGACACGGATGCCGTGGTGGCGCGTGCTGCGGCGACAGGGGGTAAGAGAGACAGGGAGATGGCAGAGAGAGTGTGCAAGGTGGCGCTGTGGTGCGTGCAGTATCGGCCGGAGGATAGGCCGTCCATGGGCAGCGTTGTCAGGATGCTGGAAGGGGAGGAACAGATCGCCGCGCCACGCAATCCGTTCGCGCATCTGGCGCCATACACCTCTAGTGCGATTCAGTCGTCCGGAGACACCACAGTAGGCCCTGTGGTCAGTGCTAGGTAG